One genomic segment of Amycolatopsis sp. Hca4 includes these proteins:
- a CDS encoding ABC transporter ATP-binding protein — protein sequence MNALRVHGLTVTRGAGPVIRDVDLVLEPGRITALFGPNGAGKTSLLEAVSGVVAPSAGSVHLGGVNVTRHSRVARARLGLAHIEQGRAVFPGLTVLENLRLTARTPAVVDEVLELFPELAKRRDSPAALLSGGEQQMVVLARAFATRPAYLLIDEMSLGLAPVVFTRLLPVVTRFAAEGAAILLVEQFTHLALGVAQEAVVVSSGRVTYTGDARTLLDSPATLHSAYLGS from the coding sequence GTGAACGCGTTGCGAGTCCACGGGCTGACGGTGACGCGCGGGGCCGGCCCGGTCATCCGCGACGTCGACCTGGTCCTCGAACCGGGCCGGATCACGGCGCTGTTCGGGCCCAACGGCGCCGGGAAGACGAGCCTGCTGGAGGCGGTGTCGGGCGTGGTGGCGCCGTCGGCGGGCAGCGTCCACCTGGGCGGGGTGAACGTCACCCGGCATTCCCGGGTGGCGCGGGCCCGGCTCGGACTGGCCCACATCGAACAGGGCCGCGCGGTGTTCCCCGGCCTGACGGTGCTGGAGAACCTCCGCCTGACCGCCCGCACGCCCGCGGTCGTCGACGAGGTCCTCGAGCTGTTCCCCGAGCTGGCGAAGCGGCGCGACTCCCCCGCGGCCCTGCTGTCCGGCGGCGAGCAGCAGATGGTCGTGCTGGCGCGGGCGTTCGCCACGCGCCCGGCGTACCTGCTCATCGACGAGATGTCGCTGGGCCTGGCGCCGGTGGTCTTCACCCGCCTGCTGCCGGTCGTGACGCGGTTCGCGGCCGAGGGTGCGGCGATCCTGCTGGTGGAGCAGTTCACCCACCTGGCACTCGGCGTCGCGCAGGAGGCGGTGGTGGTCTCGTCGGGCCGCGTCACCTACACCGGTGACGCCCGGACCCTCCTCGACTCCCCCGCCACCCTGCACTCCGCCTACCTCGGGTCCTGA
- a CDS encoding SDR family NAD(P)-dependent oxidoreductase, translating to MDSSGKVVAITGGGTGIGAAVARRYAGEGARVVVLGRRREPLEEVAAETGAHVITGDASVREDAESAVAEIIGKYGRLDVVVANAGGHGLSSVVDTGDDEWELALRSNLSSAFVFCRAALPSLVETGGQVVVVSSLAGLFAGPNVAGYTVAKHALIGLTRSIARDFGPRGVRANAVCPGWVRTPMADGEMDQFAAAAGFTGGHDEGYRRVTAEVPLRRPAEPGEIAAIVRFLGSAESSYITGAVIVADGGAHAVDLPTLAFERAGM from the coding sequence GTGGACTCATCAGGCAAGGTCGTCGCGATCACCGGCGGCGGCACGGGCATCGGCGCGGCGGTGGCCCGCCGGTACGCGGGCGAAGGCGCGCGCGTGGTCGTGCTGGGCCGGCGTCGCGAACCCCTCGAGGAGGTGGCCGCGGAAACCGGCGCGCACGTCATCACCGGTGACGCGAGCGTCCGCGAAGACGCCGAAAGCGCCGTCGCCGAGATCATCGGCAAGTACGGACGGCTGGACGTCGTGGTGGCCAACGCCGGCGGCCATGGCCTGTCGTCGGTGGTCGACACCGGCGACGACGAGTGGGAACTGGCCCTGCGCTCGAACCTCTCCAGCGCGTTCGTGTTCTGCCGGGCCGCGCTGCCGTCGCTGGTCGAGACGGGCGGGCAGGTGGTCGTGGTGTCGTCGCTGGCCGGGTTGTTCGCCGGGCCGAACGTCGCCGGCTACACGGTGGCGAAGCACGCGCTCATCGGCCTGACGCGCTCGATCGCCCGCGACTTCGGGCCGCGCGGGGTGCGGGCGAACGCGGTGTGCCCCGGCTGGGTCCGAACCCCGATGGCGGACGGCGAGATGGACCAGTTCGCCGCGGCGGCTGGCTTCACCGGCGGCCACGACGAGGGCTACCGCCGCGTGACGGCCGAGGTCCCGCTGCGCCGCCCCGCCGAGCCCGGGGAGATCGCGGCGATCGTCCGGTTCCTGGGCTCGGCGGAGTCGTCGTACATCACCGGCGCGGTGATCGTCGCCGACGGCGGGGCCCACGCCGTGGACCTGCCGACCCTGGCCTTCGAGCGCGCCGGGATGTGA
- a CDS encoding SDR family NAD(P)-dependent oxidoreductase produces the protein MRTELAGKAVLVTGGASGIGLACAEAFRAEGARVGVVDRRAGPGVVEADVTDEPALAAAVDAVARDFGGLDAVVGCAGISGPVGTPLSATTAADVARVLAVNVTGQFLLVKHALPWLDEGGAVVLLGSDSAFTAAPGMVPYCASKGAVVAMTRALAVEVPGIRVNCVCPSVVDTPMARADLGALLDDPAFPVQAAVDVARQVLFLASPASRPVNGQALLADFGMSARSAFPA, from the coding sequence ATGCGAACCGAACTCGCCGGGAAGGCGGTGCTGGTGACCGGCGGCGCGTCCGGCATCGGCCTGGCCTGCGCCGAGGCGTTCCGCGCCGAGGGCGCGCGCGTCGGCGTCGTCGACCGCCGGGCCGGTCCCGGCGTCGTCGAAGCGGACGTCACCGACGAACCCGCGCTGGCCGCCGCGGTCGACGCGGTGGCCCGTGACTTCGGCGGCCTCGACGCCGTGGTCGGCTGCGCCGGGATCTCCGGCCCGGTCGGCACCCCGCTGTCCGCGACCACGGCCGCCGACGTCGCCCGGGTGCTCGCGGTGAACGTCACCGGGCAGTTCCTGCTGGTCAAGCACGCGCTGCCGTGGCTGGACGAGGGCGGCGCGGTGGTCCTGCTCGGCAGTGACTCGGCGTTCACGGCGGCGCCGGGCATGGTGCCCTACTGCGCGTCCAAGGGCGCGGTGGTCGCGATGACCCGCGCGCTGGCCGTCGAGGTGCCGGGCATCCGGGTCAACTGCGTCTGCCCGTCGGTGGTGGACACGCCGATGGCGCGCGCCGACCTCGGCGCCCTCCTGGACGACCCGGCGTTCCCGGTGCAGGCGGCCGTCGATGTCGCCCGGCAGGTGCTGTTCCTCGCGTCCCCGGCTTCGCGGCCGGTCAACGGCCAGGCCCTGCTGGCCGACTTCGGGATGTCGGCGCGTTCGGCGTTCCCCGCTTAA
- a CDS encoding primary-amine oxidase: MSTPHPLDPLTAAELSAGRAILAAAGLAGATIRVPQVLPVEPAKAEVRAGGGDRRIRYTLLDTATGRAGEAVVSVTGGELVSWDDWAEADGQPSYLFEEYALAERLTKASAQWQAAMARRGLADRIEHAFCAPLAPGYFGREDETGRVMRSLTFLREDAGDSPWAHPVEGLVVHLNLTEQRVLRVEDEGDVPVPAESGRYTGVPARTTLKPVEITQPAGPSFTVEGAEVSWEGWRLRIGFNAREGLTLHQVGFQDRPVLYRASVPEMVVPYGDVAPGRFWISYFDAGEYQFGKNGNDLRLGCDCVGEIRYFPAWVADDRGEPVEIPRAVCLHEEDDGILWKHTDLAGRPEVRRSRRLVVSSISTIGNYDYGHYWYFHLDGSIEFEAKATGIVFCGAGTPGQDQPHATELAPGLFAPVHQHLFCARLDVEVDGDRTSLHEVDVEGVPTGPRNPYGNAFTWKTTPLRTEREAMRRADPARARVWEVRSASRVNRLGKPTAYQLVPRPSATLMAQPEATVHARATFATQHLWATPYREDERFPAGDRPNAHPGGAGLPAWTAADRDLVDTDLVLWHVFGPTHVPRPEDWPVMPVDRSGFLFRPSGFLDRNPALDLPAGDHCAH; the protein is encoded by the coding sequence GTGAGCACGCCGCACCCCCTCGACCCGCTGACCGCCGCCGAGCTGTCCGCCGGCCGCGCGATCCTCGCCGCGGCCGGGCTGGCCGGCGCCACGATCCGGGTCCCGCAGGTCCTGCCGGTCGAACCCGCCAAGGCGGAGGTGCGCGCCGGCGGTGGCGACCGCCGGATCCGGTACACGCTCCTCGACACCGCCACCGGCCGCGCCGGCGAGGCCGTCGTCTCGGTGACCGGGGGCGAGCTGGTGTCCTGGGACGACTGGGCCGAGGCCGACGGACAGCCGTCGTACCTGTTCGAGGAGTACGCGCTGGCCGAACGGCTGACGAAGGCGTCGGCGCAGTGGCAGGCCGCGATGGCCCGGCGCGGCCTCGCCGACCGGATCGAGCACGCCTTCTGCGCACCGCTCGCACCCGGCTACTTCGGGCGCGAGGACGAGACCGGCCGCGTCATGCGTTCCCTGACCTTCCTGCGGGAAGACGCCGGCGACAGCCCGTGGGCGCACCCGGTCGAAGGCCTGGTCGTGCACCTGAACCTGACCGAGCAGCGCGTGCTGCGCGTCGAGGACGAGGGGGACGTCCCGGTGCCCGCCGAGAGCGGGCGGTACACCGGCGTCCCGGCACGGACGACGCTCAAGCCGGTCGAGATCACCCAGCCCGCCGGGCCGAGCTTCACCGTCGAGGGCGCCGAGGTGAGCTGGGAGGGCTGGCGGCTGCGCATCGGGTTCAACGCCCGCGAAGGGCTGACGCTGCACCAGGTCGGCTTCCAGGACCGGCCGGTCCTGTACCGGGCGTCCGTCCCGGAGATGGTGGTCCCGTACGGGGACGTCGCACCCGGCCGGTTCTGGATCAGCTACTTCGACGCCGGCGAGTACCAGTTCGGCAAGAACGGCAACGACCTGCGCCTGGGCTGCGACTGCGTCGGCGAGATCCGCTACTTCCCGGCCTGGGTGGCCGACGACCGCGGCGAGCCGGTCGAGATCCCGCGCGCGGTCTGCCTGCACGAGGAAGACGACGGCATCCTCTGGAAGCACACCGACCTGGCCGGGCGGCCCGAGGTCCGGCGGTCGCGGCGGCTGGTGGTGTCGTCGATCTCCACCATCGGCAACTACGACTACGGCCACTACTGGTACTTCCACCTCGACGGCTCGATCGAGTTCGAGGCGAAGGCCACCGGCATCGTCTTCTGCGGCGCCGGGACACCGGGGCAGGACCAGCCGCACGCCACCGAGCTGGCGCCCGGCCTGTTCGCGCCGGTCCACCAGCACCTGTTCTGCGCGCGCCTCGACGTCGAGGTCGACGGCGACCGCACCAGCCTGCACGAAGTCGACGTCGAAGGCGTGCCGACCGGCCCGCGCAACCCGTACGGCAACGCGTTCACCTGGAAGACCACGCCGCTGCGGACCGAACGCGAGGCGATGCGCCGGGCCGACCCGGCCCGCGCCCGCGTCTGGGAGGTCCGCAGCGCGTCGCGGGTCAACCGGCTCGGCAAGCCGACCGCCTACCAGCTGGTGCCGCGGCCCTCGGCGACGCTGATGGCGCAGCCGGAGGCGACCGTGCACGCCCGCGCCACCTTCGCCACGCAGCACCTGTGGGCGACGCCGTACCGCGAGGACGAGCGGTTCCCGGCCGGCGACCGCCCCAACGCCCACCCCGGTGGCGCGGGCCTGCCGGCGTGGACGGCCGCCGACCGCGACCTCGTCGACACCGACCTCGTGCTGTGGCACGTGTTCGGCCCGACCCACGTGCCCCGCCCCGAAGACTGGCCGGTGATGCCGGTCGACCGCTCCGGGTTCCTGTTCCGGCCGTCCGGGTTCCTCGACCGCAACCCCGCGCTCGACCTCCCGGCCGGCGACCACTGCGCACATTGA
- a CDS encoding MoaF C-terminal domain-containing protein — protein MTLSDTSTWLPLDGLAPGFDADKAPVVDDLRGRSFVLRDDDGGPGRVVDAEIAAGETFLVDDDLYYVQHHPSPDAREAVSLFLDLRDGRALVVTTTIGDHGTPRVTQEFRPATIDGFDVRGEPMAPSTALIGRRVLWVYSREHAYEHVYLSPHWYTWQCLAGPERGLADTDENTVYRLRPGIHVFTWREKVIPCASVTVADHRNARALRSHGVLFGLDATGERPAHFTFGAHGRLLSTTVHPAGYDPAES, from the coding sequence ATGACCCTTTCGGACACCTCCACCTGGCTGCCGCTCGACGGCCTCGCCCCCGGCTTCGACGCCGACAAGGCGCCGGTCGTCGACGACCTGCGCGGCCGCTCCTTCGTGCTGCGCGACGACGACGGCGGCCCCGGCCGGGTCGTCGACGCGGAGATCGCGGCCGGCGAGACGTTCCTCGTCGACGACGACCTCTACTACGTCCAGCACCACCCGTCGCCGGACGCGCGCGAGGCCGTGTCGCTCTTCCTGGACCTGCGGGACGGCCGGGCGCTGGTGGTCACCACGACGATCGGCGACCACGGCACCCCGCGCGTCACCCAGGAGTTCCGGCCCGCGACCATCGACGGCTTCGACGTCCGCGGCGAGCCGATGGCGCCGAGCACCGCCCTGATCGGGCGCCGGGTCCTGTGGGTCTACAGCCGCGAGCACGCCTACGAGCACGTCTACCTGAGCCCGCACTGGTACACCTGGCAGTGCCTCGCCGGGCCCGAGCGCGGCCTCGCCGACACCGACGAGAACACCGTCTACCGGCTGCGGCCCGGCATCCACGTCTTCACCTGGCGCGAGAAGGTCATCCCGTGCGCGTCGGTGACCGTCGCGGACCACCGCAACGCCCGCGCCCTGCGCTCGCACGGTGTCCTCTTCGGACTCGATGCCACCGGCGAGCGGCCGGCACACTTCACCTTCGGTGCGCACGGGCGGCTGCTGAGCACCACCGTCCACCCGGCCGGGTACGACCCGGCGGAGAGCTGA
- a CDS encoding amidohydrolase, with amino-acid sequence MAADLVLANAVVYTLDSTRPWASSLAVTGGKVVDDVAGPGTEVLDLGGAFVMPGLVDVHNHHAMAGRAELFELTFGADAGIEDILAAVRARAASLGPDEWLTGGAWASTLVAELSVPAARRALDEAAGGRPVSLSDDSRHNRWVSSRALELAGITAATPDPPGGVVVRDGGEPSGLLLEAAGVLVERVIAGPTPEQHRRASRRAIEVLHGFGVTAFQDAGVSTDILGALRSLDLAGELDAWVVSSLLVNDPIFGFDPVGAPLLELAGEYRTEHHRPDFVKIFLDGVPPTRTAAFLEPYLPDETHGSCFHGATTMPPAELTGWLLKAAAAGFSAKVHCTGDASVRQFLDAVEQVRAAGYADTRFQVAHGQFVHPDDLPRFAELGVAADISPFLWVPGVIPEAIAEVLPPARAARMQPNRTLLDTGALVAGGSDWPVSESPNAWEGIAGLVTRADPHGRRPGALWPEQAITLAEAIEAFTLGGARACGLDDVTGALTPGRSADFVVLDRNPFRTAEVAGTKVVETWFAGRRVFRR; translated from the coding sequence GTGGCCGCCGACCTGGTGCTGGCGAACGCCGTCGTGTACACATTGGACAGCACGCGGCCCTGGGCGTCGTCGTTGGCCGTGACCGGCGGCAAGGTCGTCGACGACGTCGCCGGCCCGGGCACCGAGGTGCTCGACCTCGGTGGCGCGTTCGTCATGCCGGGGCTCGTGGACGTGCACAACCACCACGCGATGGCCGGACGGGCGGAGCTGTTCGAGCTCACCTTCGGCGCGGACGCCGGGATCGAGGACATCCTGGCCGCCGTCCGCGCGCGGGCCGCGTCGCTGGGACCGGACGAATGGCTCACCGGCGGCGCCTGGGCGTCCACCTTGGTCGCCGAGCTGTCGGTTCCGGCGGCCCGGCGGGCGCTGGACGAAGCCGCGGGCGGGCGCCCGGTGTCCCTGTCGGACGACAGCAGGCACAACCGCTGGGTGAGCAGCCGGGCACTGGAGCTGGCCGGGATCACCGCGGCGACACCGGACCCGCCGGGCGGGGTCGTCGTCCGCGACGGCGGCGAGCCGAGCGGGCTGCTGCTGGAGGCCGCCGGGGTGCTGGTCGAGCGCGTGATCGCCGGGCCGACCCCGGAGCAGCACCGGCGGGCGTCCCGGCGGGCGATCGAGGTGCTGCACGGCTTCGGCGTCACCGCGTTCCAGGACGCCGGGGTCTCGACCGACATCCTCGGCGCGCTCCGCTCGCTGGACCTGGCCGGCGAACTCGACGCCTGGGTGGTGTCGTCGTTGCTGGTCAACGACCCGATCTTCGGCTTCGACCCGGTCGGGGCGCCCCTGCTGGAGCTCGCCGGCGAGTACCGCACCGAGCACCACCGGCCGGACTTCGTGAAGATCTTCCTCGACGGCGTGCCGCCGACCCGCACGGCGGCGTTCCTGGAGCCGTACCTGCCCGACGAAACCCACGGCAGCTGCTTCCACGGCGCCACGACGATGCCCCCGGCCGAACTGACCGGCTGGCTCTTGAAGGCGGCGGCCGCGGGCTTCTCGGCGAAGGTCCACTGCACGGGCGACGCGTCGGTGCGGCAGTTCCTGGACGCGGTCGAGCAGGTGCGCGCGGCCGGGTACGCCGACACGCGGTTCCAGGTGGCGCACGGGCAGTTCGTGCACCCGGACGACCTCCCGCGGTTCGCCGAGCTGGGCGTCGCGGCGGACATCTCGCCGTTCCTGTGGGTGCCGGGGGTGATCCCGGAGGCGATCGCGGAGGTGCTGCCGCCCGCCCGGGCGGCGCGGATGCAGCCGAACCGCACGTTGCTGGACACCGGCGCACTGGTGGCGGGCGGCTCGGACTGGCCGGTGAGCGAGTCGCCGAACGCCTGGGAGGGCATCGCGGGCCTGGTGACGCGTGCGGACCCGCACGGACGTCGGCCGGGGGCGCTCTGGCCGGAGCAGGCGATCACCCTGGCCGAGGCGATCGAGGCGTTCACCCTGGGCGGCGCCCGGGCGTGCGGCCTGGACGACGTGACGGGCGCGCTGACCCCGGGCCGGTCGGCGGACTTCGTGGTCCTGGACCGCAATCCCTTCCGGACGGCGGAGGTAGCCGGGACGAAAGTCGTGGAGACGTGGTTCGCCGGCCGGCGCGTATTCCGGCGCTGA
- a CDS encoding TetR/AcrR family transcriptional regulator, translating to MPKIIDHDQRRSDIVDVTWDLIVRGGIEAATMREIAAAAGFANGALKLYFPSKEDIIAATYERALDMMRQYVELDGLRGLTALREICVSSMPIDEERITAGRVLLVFWQMSLGNQRMHDKYLEHVREWRGLLHRFLAEGREDGDIVTETPDEQIVDEIVLLNAGANVMSLVAGEFSTIDLQHRHLESLLDRLTRP from the coding sequence GTGCCCAAGATCATCGACCACGACCAGCGGCGCAGCGACATCGTCGACGTCACCTGGGACCTGATCGTGCGGGGCGGGATCGAAGCCGCCACCATGCGGGAGATCGCCGCCGCCGCCGGGTTCGCCAACGGGGCGCTCAAGCTGTACTTCCCCAGCAAGGAAGACATCATCGCGGCCACCTACGAGCGGGCCCTGGACATGATGCGCCAATACGTCGAACTCGACGGTCTGCGGGGGCTCACCGCGCTGCGCGAGATCTGCGTGTCGTCCATGCCCATCGACGAAGAGCGGATCACCGCCGGGCGGGTGCTGCTCGTCTTCTGGCAGATGTCGCTGGGCAACCAGCGGATGCACGACAAGTACCTCGAGCACGTCCGCGAATGGCGTGGGCTGCTGCACCGCTTCCTCGCCGAGGGCCGCGAAGACGGCGACATCGTCACCGAAACCCCCGACGAGCAGATCGTCGACGAGATCGTCCTGCTCAACGCCGGCGCCAACGTGATGAGCCTGGTGGCGGGTGAGTTCTCCACGATCGACCTCCAGCACCGGCACCTGGAGTCCCTCCTGGACCGCCTCACCCGCCCCTGA
- a CDS encoding alpha/beta hydrolase, whose translation MGLDPAVRELLARSPDGPARPMTAAELRAAFAAARPEPGPVAPVASVTEVAVPGPGGDLRVRLYLPDAPGPVPVFVWIHGGGWTIGSIDENEVASRAVCAAASVAVAAVEYRLAPEDPYPAAPADCYAVLEWLAAGGAGPAVSPSRIAIGGESAGGNLSTVVSLMARDRGGPPIAAQVLVCPVFGHPDDGHASYVDFATGYGMTADAMRFFFAQYAPPSFDDPYVLPSRAGDLTGLPPALVLTAEYDVLRDEGEAFARRLAEAGVAVDRHRYAGQIHGFYGLYTDLLASARSHAEVAAYLRGIFA comes from the coding sequence ATGGGTCTCGACCCCGCGGTGCGGGAACTGCTGGCCCGCAGCCCCGACGGGCCCGCCCGCCCGATGACGGCCGCCGAGCTGCGGGCGGCGTTCGCGGCGGCGCGGCCGGAGCCCGGCCCGGTGGCGCCGGTGGCTTCGGTGACCGAGGTGGCCGTGCCCGGCCCGGGCGGTGACCTGCGCGTCCGGCTGTACCTGCCGGACGCGCCCGGCCCGGTGCCGGTGTTCGTGTGGATCCACGGCGGTGGCTGGACGATCGGCTCGATCGACGAGAACGAGGTCGCCTCCCGCGCGGTGTGCGCGGCGGCGTCGGTCGCGGTCGCGGCCGTCGAGTACCGCCTCGCGCCGGAGGACCCGTACCCGGCGGCGCCCGCGGACTGCTACGCGGTGCTGGAATGGCTGGCGGCGGGCGGCGCCGGCCCGGCGGTTTCGCCGTCCCGGATCGCGATCGGCGGCGAGAGCGCCGGCGGCAATCTGTCCACAGTGGTCTCCCTGATGGCCCGCGACCGCGGCGGCCCGCCGATCGCGGCGCAGGTGCTGGTCTGCCCGGTGTTCGGCCACCCCGACGACGGCCACGCGTCCTATGTGGACTTCGCGACCGGCTACGGCATGACGGCCGACGCGATGCGGTTCTTCTTCGCCCAGTACGCCCCGCCTTCGTTCGACGACCCCTACGTGCTGCCGTCGCGGGCCGGTGACCTCACGGGCCTGCCGCCGGCGCTGGTGCTGACGGCGGAGTACGACGTCCTGCGTGACGAGGGGGAGGCGTTCGCCCGCCGGCTGGCGGAGGCCGGGGTGGCGGTGGACCGGCACCGGTACGCCGGGCAGATCCACGGTTTCTACGGGTTGTACACGGACCTGCTCGCGTCGGCGCGCTCGCACGCGGAAGTGGCCGCGTACCTGCGGGGGATCTTCGCCTGA
- a CDS encoding methyltransferase domain-containing protein: MTPTPAAPEKIVETATGYMAAQQLFAANRIGLFPALAAGPLGPVELAERTGKPEKIVRILGDALAARGLLSRVDGRYALTPDTAEYLGGEGLDLAPFLTFLETISYPHWLQFAHTTDTGEPGDLDLDGDRWTTFLGGVMVYNALHARMLARNFDFGGYKSLLDLGGLSAEFALQALQANDVLRATFVYDPRSVDSVTAAVAEFAGRTTVTGAATPDAEPGGEFDLVMVNHVVHRFSVDENRAILRHARAAAAPGARLLLLDFFLDEDDSPRALDALHAGEYLVIDGTVVYPERDVRGWLAGAGWRPVDRLTLPGSPRVLVAEAV; this comes from the coding sequence GTGACGCCCACCCCCGCCGCGCCCGAGAAGATCGTGGAAACCGCCACCGGCTACATGGCCGCCCAGCAGCTCTTCGCCGCCAACCGGATCGGCCTGTTCCCGGCGCTGGCGGCCGGCCCGCTCGGCCCGGTCGAGCTGGCCGAGCGCACCGGCAAGCCGGAGAAGATCGTCCGGATCCTCGGCGATGCCCTCGCCGCGCGCGGCCTGCTGTCCCGCGTGGACGGTCGCTACGCGCTCACCCCCGACACGGCCGAATACCTCGGCGGGGAAGGTCTGGATCTCGCCCCGTTCCTGACCTTCCTCGAGACCATCAGCTACCCGCACTGGCTGCAGTTCGCGCACACCACCGACACCGGCGAGCCCGGCGACCTCGACCTCGACGGCGACCGCTGGACGACCTTCCTTGGCGGGGTCATGGTGTACAACGCCCTGCACGCGCGCATGCTGGCGCGCAACTTCGACTTCGGGGGGTACAAGAGCCTCCTGGACCTGGGCGGCCTTTCCGCCGAGTTCGCGCTGCAGGCCCTCCAGGCGAACGACGTCCTGCGGGCGACCTTCGTCTACGACCCGAGGTCGGTGGACTCGGTCACCGCGGCCGTCGCGGAGTTCGCCGGCCGGACGACCGTCACCGGCGCGGCGACCCCGGACGCCGAACCCGGTGGCGAGTTCGACCTCGTCATGGTCAACCACGTGGTCCACCGGTTCTCCGTCGACGAGAACCGGGCCATCCTGCGGCACGCGCGGGCCGCGGCGGCGCCGGGCGCCCGGCTGCTGCTGCTGGACTTCTTCCTCGACGAGGACGACTCGCCGCGGGCGCTGGACGCGCTGCACGCGGGGGAGTACCTGGTCATCGACGGGACGGTGGTGTACCCCGAGCGGGACGTCCGGGGCTGGCTGGCCGGGGCCGGGTGGCGCCCGGTGGACCGGCTCACGCTGCCGGGTTCGCCGCGGGTGCTCGTCGCGGAGGCGGTGTGA
- a CDS encoding ABC transporter ATP-binding protein, giving the protein MTLLEIRELTVGVVTDDTERELVRELSLDLGQGRTLCVVGESGSGKTVTALSIIRLLEFVAPVRTRGEIAFDGVDLAKLPADAMRAYRGPRIGMVFQEALDSLNPSRRVGHQLAEAYREPGSLPGQAARRGSPLRKRAEAKAKRLLTEVGLTDTDRILRLYPHQMSGGMQQRVMIALALMADPDLLIADEPTTALDVTTQAEILTLFDRVRRDHGTACVFITHDMGVAAQVADRIAVMYRGRLVEVGSRDEVLTRPKHPYTRALLGCVPQLGVDRRDGFPTISPALLESVMAGEATEAVETRTLKPHPRKDHDGSPLRITAVSKVYGRKGHRVEAVREVSLEIPPGEFFGLVGESGSGKSTLGRLVSALEPPTSGTIVFGAHGITPGGLTGDERAFRRRVQLIFQDPQSSLDPRHTAARIIAEPLKELTPLRGAELDRRVADLIDEVGLPKDTAGKLPSQLSGGQRQRVSIARAIAAGPELIVADEPTSALDVSVQGQVMNLLLDLRRTRTLSLLFITHNLSLVLSVADRVGVMYRGELIETGTPDEIRLSPRHYYTRRLLAANPDLPALPHTGSTRP; this is encoded by the coding sequence ATGACGCTGCTCGAAATCCGGGAGCTCACCGTCGGCGTCGTCACCGACGACACCGAACGCGAACTCGTGCGGGAGCTCTCCCTCGATCTCGGGCAAGGGCGGACGCTCTGCGTGGTCGGCGAGTCCGGCAGCGGCAAGACCGTGACCGCCCTGTCCATCATCCGCCTGCTCGAATTCGTCGCCCCCGTGCGCACCCGCGGCGAAATCGCCTTCGACGGCGTGGACCTGGCGAAGCTGCCCGCCGACGCGATGCGTGCCTACCGCGGGCCGCGGATCGGCATGGTCTTCCAGGAGGCCCTCGACTCGCTGAACCCGAGCCGCCGCGTCGGCCACCAGCTGGCCGAGGCCTACCGCGAACCCGGGTCGCTGCCCGGCCAGGCCGCCCGCCGCGGCAGCCCGCTGCGCAAGCGGGCCGAAGCCAAGGCGAAGCGGCTGCTGACCGAGGTCGGCCTCACCGACACCGACCGGATCCTGCGGCTGTACCCGCACCAGATGTCCGGCGGCATGCAGCAGCGCGTGATGATCGCGCTGGCCCTGATGGCCGACCCGGACCTGCTGATCGCCGACGAGCCGACCACCGCGCTCGACGTCACCACGCAGGCGGAGATCCTCACGCTCTTCGACCGCGTGCGCCGCGACCACGGCACCGCCTGCGTGTTCATCACCCACGACATGGGCGTGGCCGCGCAGGTCGCCGACCGGATCGCGGTGATGTACCGCGGCCGCCTGGTCGAGGTGGGCTCGCGCGACGAGGTCTTGACGCGGCCGAAGCACCCGTACACCCGGGCGCTGCTCGGCTGCGTGCCGCAGCTCGGCGTCGACCGCCGCGACGGGTTCCCCACCATCTCCCCCGCCCTGCTCGAATCCGTCATGGCGGGCGAAGCGACCGAAGCCGTCGAAACCCGGACGCTGAAGCCACATCCGCGAAAAGACCACGACGGGTCGCCGCTGCGCATCACCGCGGTGTCCAAAGTGTACGGCCGGAAAGGACACCGGGTCGAAGCGGTGCGGGAGGTCTCCCTGGAGATCCCGCCCGGCGAATTCTTCGGCCTGGTCGGCGAATCCGGCTCCGGCAAGTCCACCCTCGGCCGGCTGGTGAGCGCGCTGGAACCGCCGACGTCCGGCACGATCGTCTTCGGGGCGCACGGGATCACGCCCGGCGGGCTGACGGGCGACGAGCGGGCGTTCCGCCGCCGCGTCCAGCTCATCTTCCAGGACCCGCAGAGCTCCCTGGACCCCCGGCACACCGCCGCGCGGATCATCGCCGAGCCGCTGAAGGAACTGACCCCGCTGCGCGGCGCCGAGCTGGACCGCCGCGTAGCCGACCTCATCGACGAGGTCGGCCTGCCGAAGGACACCGCCGGGAAGCTGCCGTCGCAGCTGTCCGGCGGGCAACGGCAGCGCGTCTCCATCGCGCGGGCGATCGCCGCCGGGCCCGAGCTGATCGTCGCCGACGAGCCGACGTCGGCCCTCGACGTCTCGGTGCAGGGCCAGGTCATGAACCTGCTGCTGGACCTGCGCCGCACCCGCACGCTCAGCCTGCTGTTCATCACCCACAACCTCAGCCTCGTGCTGTCGGTCGCCGACCGCGTCGGCGTGATGTACCGCGGCGAGCTGATCGAAACCGGGACACCCGACGAGATCCGGCTCTCCCCGCGGCACTACTACACCCGGCGGCTGCTCGCCGCCAACCCCGACCTGCCCGCCCTCCCCCACACAGGATCGACGCGCCCATGA